One Candidatus Tanganyikabacteria bacterium DNA window includes the following coding sequences:
- a CDS encoding TrkA family potassium uptake protein: protein MILVIGCGRLGSNFAMRMAEAGHDVTVLDWDRANLATYLPKDFPGRTITGMEIDAEILRRSGIEDAEVVVIVSRDEPTNMMVADLAREVFAIDRIIVRIDQPRLRTLYEEAGFEVLSPVLEAALSLERRVEAMGQR from the coding sequence GTGATTCTTGTGATCGGGTGCGGAAGGCTGGGCAGCAACTTCGCGATGCGGATGGCCGAGGCCGGGCACGACGTGACGGTCCTCGACTGGGACCGCGCCAATCTCGCCACCTACCTGCCCAAGGACTTCCCGGGCCGGACCATCACGGGGATGGAGATAGACGCCGAGATCCTGCGGCGGTCGGGCATCGAGGATGCGGAGGTGGTGGTGATCGTCTCCCGTGACGAGCCGACCAACATGATGGTGGCCGATCTCGCACGCGAGGTGTTCGCCATTGACCGCATCATCGTGCGCATCGACCAGCCGCGCTTGCGGACCCTCTACGAGGAGGCCGGCTTCGAGGTCCTGTCGCCGGTCCTCGAGGCGGCGCTGTCGCTGGAACGCCGCGTGGAGGCGATGGGGCAGCGCTAG